The proteins below come from a single uncultured Carboxylicivirga sp. genomic window:
- a CDS encoding putative LPS assembly protein LptD, whose translation MLITSLWAVIFLHCSLLTAQSPELMPVAGPVTSFNEVTLSNNSLQNDTINNNISRTDSLSRRRNPQFLSNDSLSLTPKDTVPRTSDPNSFIIDSEVQYKAKDSIFTDMITKKTYLYGDAEVKYQDITLTANTIILDMDSSTAVAYGARDSLNNEIGLPVFTDPSGEYEMRRMKYNFKTEKAIIQHIVTEQGEGFVVGDRAKKIEDNAYCMKDARYTTCDHHDHPHFYLNLTKAKVIPGKKTITGPAYLVVEDVKLPIVIPFAMIPTTSSYSSGFIFPSYRDESIRGFGLTDGGYYWAANDYFDLMAKGDIFTNGSWASRTTTNYKKRYKFSGRLNFQYMENIYSEKDLPDYKKTKDMSITWSHRQDAKANPYQTFSASVNYSTSSYDQNNINSIGTVNGSDISRNTKRSSISYSKRWAGKPYNLSLNLLHSQNSRDTTIDLTIPDITFTVNRFYPFKSKNKVGSNENFLEKISVSYTGNAKNYVSAKEYELGFTGNDFTNQWKNGMQHSIPVAMNFKFLKHFTLNPSFNYRERWYLSKTEQYWDEENQVIAKSDPISGFNRAYDYSLSAGTSTKIYTTFKPWEKLFGDKIEGIRHVATPSVSFSYSPDFSEAKYGFYDSFEYYNQDKDEVEREKYSYYEGYLYGTPGEGKSGSMGFSLANTLEMKVKSTKDSTGFKKIKILESLNFSSSYNFLKDSVKLAPINMTGRTKIAGTNINFGARFNAYALDDSTGLVTNTFLINSDKKKLLRMESANLSFGYSIGSDTFKKKKNNEDTNQEQEDDSSNMPPLDPNDPTSGLPSFGQGENRNLMAGDDGYADFSIPWNLSFNYSLRVNGSFDKTQKDYKYTVTSDVNFNGNMSLTPKWKINFSSGYSFDQKALAHTSMGISRDLHCWSMNFSLVPVGRYKSYFFTIRVNSSMLQDLKYDKRSSARDNPNFYN comes from the coding sequence ATGTTAATAACATCCTTATGGGCAGTTATTTTTTTGCATTGTTCTTTATTAACCGCTCAATCCCCGGAATTGATGCCGGTTGCAGGGCCCGTTACTTCATTTAACGAAGTCACATTGAGTAATAATTCGTTACAAAACGACACTATAAACAATAACATTTCTAGAACAGATAGTTTATCGCGTCGCCGCAATCCACAATTTTTAAGTAACGACTCTCTAAGTCTTACACCAAAAGACACGGTTCCTAGAACATCCGATCCAAATTCCTTTATTATCGATTCTGAAGTACAATACAAAGCCAAAGACTCGATTTTTACTGATATGATTACCAAGAAAACATACTTGTATGGCGACGCAGAAGTAAAATATCAGGACATTACATTAACAGCGAACACCATTATCTTAGATATGGATAGCAGTACAGCTGTTGCTTATGGAGCCCGCGACTCCTTAAATAACGAAATTGGATTGCCTGTATTTACGGATCCTAGCGGAGAGTACGAAATGCGGAGGATGAAATACAATTTCAAAACTGAAAAAGCAATCATTCAGCATATCGTTACCGAACAAGGTGAAGGATTTGTGGTTGGAGACAGAGCAAAAAAAATTGAAGACAATGCCTATTGCATGAAGGATGCACGGTATACTACCTGCGACCACCACGATCATCCCCACTTCTATTTAAATCTTACTAAAGCCAAAGTTATTCCGGGTAAAAAAACCATTACTGGTCCTGCTTATTTAGTGGTTGAAGATGTAAAACTACCTATTGTAATCCCTTTTGCAATGATACCTACTACATCTTCATATAGCTCTGGATTTATTTTCCCCTCATATCGCGATGAATCAATTAGAGGATTTGGACTGACCGACGGGGGTTACTATTGGGCTGCCAACGATTATTTCGATTTAATGGCCAAAGGTGATATTTTCACCAATGGATCGTGGGCTTCCCGAACGACAACTAATTATAAAAAACGATATAAATTTAGTGGTCGTTTGAACTTCCAGTACATGGAAAACATTTATAGTGAAAAGGATTTGCCCGATTACAAAAAAACTAAGGATATGTCAATTACATGGAGTCACAGACAAGATGCTAAGGCCAATCCTTACCAAACTTTTTCGGCAAGCGTAAACTATTCAACCAGTTCTTACGATCAAAATAACATTAACTCGATTGGTACAGTAAACGGCAGCGACATTTCGCGTAATACCAAACGATCGAGTATCTCATACAGTAAACGATGGGCTGGTAAACCATATAATTTATCTCTTAACTTACTTCACTCTCAAAACAGTAGAGATACCACCATTGACCTTACCATTCCGGATATAACTTTTACAGTTAACCGTTTCTACCCTTTCAAAAGCAAAAACAAGGTAGGATCTAACGAGAATTTTCTGGAAAAAATCAGTGTTTCATATACAGGAAATGCAAAAAACTACGTAAGTGCCAAGGAGTACGAGCTAGGCTTTACAGGAAACGATTTTACAAACCAATGGAAAAATGGTATGCAACACAGTATTCCGGTTGCAATGAATTTTAAATTCTTAAAGCATTTTACATTAAATCCATCCTTTAACTACAGAGAGCGCTGGTACCTATCCAAAACGGAACAGTACTGGGACGAAGAAAATCAAGTCATAGCTAAATCAGATCCTATTTCAGGCTTCAACCGTGCTTACGATTACAGTTTAAGTGCTGGTACTTCAACCAAAATATATACCACGTTTAAACCTTGGGAAAAACTATTTGGAGACAAAATAGAAGGCATTCGCCACGTAGCTACTCCATCGGTATCATTCTCGTACAGCCCCGATTTTAGTGAAGCAAAATATGGCTTTTACGACTCTTTTGAATACTACAACCAAGACAAGGATGAAGTTGAACGTGAAAAATACTCCTATTACGAGGGCTATTTATATGGTACTCCGGGAGAAGGAAAATCAGGATCAATGGGCTTTAGTTTAGCCAATACCCTTGAAATGAAAGTAAAGAGTACCAAAGACTCAACCGGCTTTAAGAAGATTAAAATACTTGAGAGCTTAAACTTTAGTTCAAGTTATAACTTTCTAAAAGATTCGGTAAAATTAGCTCCTATCAATATGACCGGACGTACTAAAATTGCCGGTACAAACATTAATTTCGGAGCTCGCTTTAACGCATACGCTCTTGATGACTCGACTGGATTAGTAACCAATACTTTCCTGATTAATTCTGATAAAAAGAAGTTATTACGCATGGAAAGTGCCAACCTAAGTTTTGGATATAGCATTGGCTCCGACACTTTTAAAAAGAAGAAAAATAACGAAGATACTAATCAAGAACAAGAGGATGATTCTTCAAATATGCCTCCATTAGACCCTAATGATCCAACATCCGGATTACCTTCATTTGGTCAGGGAGAAAACCGCAATTTAATGGCTGGCGATGACGGCTATGCCGACTTCTCTATCCCCTGGAACCTATCTTTTAATTACTCACTACGCGTTAACGGAAGTTTCGATAAAACCCAAAAAGACTATAAATATACAGTTACATCAGATGTTAACTTTAACGGAAATATGTCGTTAACACCCAAATGGAAAATCAACTTTTCATCGGGTTATAGTTTCGACCAAAAAGCATTGGCTCACACCAGCATGGGAATCAGTCGTGATTTACACTGTTGGAGCATGAATTTTAGCTTAGTTCCAGTCGGTAGATATAAGTCTTACTTTTTTACAATCAGAGTAAATTCAAGCATGCTTCAAGACTTAAAATACGACAAACGAAGCAGTGCCCGCGATAACCCTAATTTCTACAACTAA
- a CDS encoding RidA family protein: MKKIIATKNAPGAIGPYSQAVEVNGTLYISGQVPVDPTTGKVIDGGISEQTEQVMKNIGAILDEAGYTFADVVKSTCLLSDMANFKAMNEVYGSRYTENPPARAAFAVKELPLGVLIEIETIAIK; this comes from the coding sequence ATGAAAAAAATAATAGCAACAAAGAATGCACCTGGAGCCATTGGCCCTTATAGCCAGGCAGTAGAAGTAAACGGAACATTATACATTTCGGGCCAGGTACCTGTTGATCCGACAACCGGCAAAGTGATTGATGGGGGAATTTCCGAACAAACTGAGCAAGTTATGAAAAACATTGGTGCCATTTTAGACGAAGCCGGATATACTTTTGCTGATGTAGTAAAATCCACTTGCTTACTTAGCGACATGGCCAACTTTAAAGCTATGAATGAAGTATATGGGTCGCGCTATACTGAAAATCCTCCGGCACGTGCTGCGTTTGCTGTTAAAGAATTACCTCTTGGTGTACTTATCGAAATTGAAACAATAGCTATTAAATAA
- the rplI gene encoding 50S ribosomal protein L9, whose product MEIILKEDIQNLGHKNDIVTVKNGYGRNYLIPRGMAVLATVSAKKVHEENMRQRAHKEEKIKNDALEVAKTLEGKSFTIGAKASQTGKIFGSVNTIQIAEALTKGGFDVDRKNISMKDDAKELGTYTATIKLHREVKVDISIEVVAE is encoded by the coding sequence ATGGAAATTATTCTTAAAGAAGACATTCAGAATCTTGGCCACAAGAACGATATCGTTACTGTGAAAAATGGTTACGGTCGTAACTATTTAATCCCGCGTGGGATGGCTGTACTAGCTACTGTTTCTGCCAAGAAAGTACACGAAGAAAATATGAGACAACGTGCTCATAAAGAAGAGAAAATTAAAAATGATGCCCTTGAGGTAGCTAAAACATTAGAAGGTAAGTCATTTACTATCGGTGCTAAAGCTAGCCAAACAGGTAAGATTTTTGGTTCGGTAAATACTATTCAAATTGCTGAAGCATTGACTAAAGGAGGTTTTGACGTTGATCGTAAAAACATTTCTATGAAAGACGATGCTAAAGAATTGGGTACTTACACTGCAACTATTAAATTGCATCGTGAAGTTAAGGTTGACATCTCAATTGAGGTTGTTGCCGAGTAA
- the rpsR gene encoding 30S ribosomal protein S18 — MAQNQSEIRYLTPPSVEIKKKKYCRFKKNKIKYIDYKDPEFLKKFLNEQGKILPRRLTGTSLKYQRKVSQAVKRARHLALLPYVTDLMK; from the coding sequence ATGGCACAGAATCAATCAGAAATCAGATATCTTACTCCTCCATCAGTAGAGATTAAGAAGAAAAAGTACTGTCGTTTTAAGAAAAACAAAATCAAGTACATCGATTACAAAGATCCTGAGTTCTTGAAGAAGTTTTTGAACGAACAAGGTAAAATTTTACCTCGTCGTCTTACTGGAACTTCTTTGAAATACCAAAGAAAAGTATCTCAGGCTGTTAAGAGAGCACGTCACTTGGCCTTGTTGCCATACGTAACCGATTTGATGAAATAA
- the rpsF gene encoding 30S ribosomal protein S6 produces MLNHYETVFILTPVLSDVQMKEAVEKFKGLITENGGKIVNEENWGLRKLAYPIQKKSTGFYQLFEFDAEPEFVATLETAFRRDERVIRFLTFKLDKYAKAYAEKRRANKKEKEN; encoded by the coding sequence ATGTTGAATCATTATGAAACCGTTTTCATTTTAACTCCCGTTTTGTCTGATGTTCAGATGAAGGAAGCGGTAGAAAAATTCAAAGGTTTGATAACCGAGAATGGAGGTAAAATTGTAAACGAAGAAAATTGGGGCCTACGCAAATTGGCTTATCCAATTCAAAAGAAATCAACCGGTTTCTACCAATTGTTTGAGTTCGATGCTGAACCTGAATTCGTAGCAACATTGGAGACAGCTTTCCGTCGCGACGAGCGTGTAATTCGCTTCTTGACCTTCAAGCTTGACAAATACGCTAAAGCGTATGCAGAAAAAAGAAGAGCAAACAAAAAAGAAAAGGAGAACTAG
- a CDS encoding dihydroorotate dehydrogenase-like protein gives MKNLSTTYLGIPIKNPVVIGSSGLSSTIGGIKKLTAAGAAAIVLKSIFEEEIVAEAQQTIGQQLGMDDNNLEFFDYYDYQLKQEALDKYVSLITEAKEAVDIPIIASINCTSYSEWISYAKKFEEAGVDGIELNIFKLPYNIEASAESIEKIYFDIVDKVKQYITVPVGIKLGSYFTNLGNVLSRLSVKADGLILFNRFASLDFDIENDQVVSGKVYSNPEDFAMSLRWISILSPSAKCDLIASTGVHEYGTLVKLLMAGASSVELVSSVYKEGPEVIRWMLSELDKWMERRGYESLADFKGKLSQSQANNPEMFERVQFMRYFSGYNK, from the coding sequence ATGAAGAATCTTTCAACTACATATTTAGGTATTCCTATTAAAAATCCAGTTGTAATTGGCAGCTCAGGTTTGTCATCAACTATTGGAGGAATTAAAAAGCTTACCGCAGCTGGAGCGGCTGCAATTGTACTAAAATCTATTTTTGAAGAAGAAATAGTAGCTGAGGCTCAGCAAACCATTGGTCAGCAATTGGGAATGGATGATAATAATCTTGAGTTTTTTGATTATTACGATTATCAGTTAAAGCAAGAAGCGCTGGATAAATATGTTTCTTTAATTACTGAAGCTAAAGAGGCGGTTGATATTCCTATTATAGCCAGTATCAACTGTACATCGTACAGCGAGTGGATTTCGTATGCTAAAAAGTTTGAAGAAGCCGGAGTTGACGGTATTGAATTAAATATTTTCAAGCTTCCTTATAATATAGAGGCTTCGGCCGAATCTATCGAAAAGATTTATTTTGATATTGTTGATAAGGTGAAACAATATATTACCGTTCCGGTTGGAATTAAGCTCGGATCGTATTTTACAAATCTGGGTAATGTATTGTCACGTTTATCAGTCAAAGCAGATGGATTGATTTTATTTAACCGTTTTGCATCGCTTGATTTCGATATTGAGAATGATCAGGTGGTAAGCGGAAAAGTGTATTCTAATCCCGAAGATTTTGCCATGTCGTTACGCTGGATTTCTATTTTATCGCCTAGTGCAAAATGCGATTTAATTGCATCAACAGGTGTGCATGAATATGGTACATTGGTTAAGTTATTGATGGCGGGTGCCTCGTCGGTTGAATTGGTTTCGTCGGTTTATAAAGAAGGACCAGAGGTGATCCGGTGGATGCTTTCAGAGTTGGATAAGTGGATGGAACGACGAGGATACGAATCACTGGCTGATTTTAAAGGGAAGCTTAGCCAAAGTCAGGCTAATAATCCAGAGATGTTTGAGCGCGTACAGTTTATGAGATATTTCTCGGGTTACAATAAATAG
- the gltA gene encoding NADPH-dependent glutamate synthase, whose translation MAVSKEFLKAEREQSWRVDVRGLMKNKERTALERVRMGEVDPQERILSNIEVNKGLTQDEALCEARRCLDCPDPTCITGCPVEINIPKFIKRIEQGEFVEAAKVLKQTSALPAVCGRVCPQEKQCESKCFYTLKLKKEPVAIGYLERFAADYERETNQMTVPTVAESNGIKVAVIGSGPAGLTFAGDMAKQGYDVTVFEALHEIGGVLKYGIPEFRLPNDIVDVEIDILRKMGVKFENNFIVGRTASFDDLKEEGFEAFFTGSGAGLPRFMNIPGENYIGILSSNEYLTRVNLMHAASSETDTPIISGKNVAVIGGGNTAMDSVRTAKRLGANRAMIIYRRSMEEMPARNEEIKHAQEEGIEFLTLTNPIEYFADENGRVNKVRVQKMELGEPDASGRRRPVPMEGSEYEIDVDTVVVSVGVSPNPLIPSALPQLETTRWGTIVVDDEKLQSSIPEMFAGGDIVRGGATVILAMGDGRNAAASMHKYLQEKHNS comes from the coding sequence ATGGCTGTTAGCAAAGAATTTTTAAAAGCAGAAAGAGAGCAGTCCTGGAGGGTTGATGTACGTGGTTTGATGAAAAATAAGGAGCGAACTGCTCTAGAAAGAGTTCGCATGGGTGAGGTGGATCCTCAGGAAAGAATTCTCTCTAATATTGAAGTAAATAAAGGATTAACACAAGACGAAGCATTGTGCGAAGCACGTCGATGTTTGGATTGTCCTGATCCTACATGTATAACAGGTTGTCCTGTAGAAATTAATATTCCAAAGTTCATAAAGCGAATTGAGCAAGGCGAATTTGTGGAAGCGGCTAAAGTATTGAAACAAACCAGTGCTTTGCCTGCTGTTTGCGGACGTGTTTGTCCTCAGGAGAAGCAGTGTGAATCAAAGTGTTTTTACACACTTAAATTAAAGAAAGAACCAGTTGCTATTGGATATTTGGAGCGTTTTGCTGCCGATTACGAGCGCGAAACCAATCAAATGACTGTGCCAACTGTAGCCGAAAGTAATGGTATTAAAGTTGCTGTTATAGGAAGTGGCCCTGCTGGGTTGACTTTTGCCGGCGATATGGCTAAACAAGGCTATGATGTTACTGTTTTTGAAGCATTGCACGAGATTGGCGGAGTTTTAAAATATGGTATTCCTGAGTTTCGTTTACCAAACGATATTGTAGATGTTGAAATTGACATCTTACGTAAAATGGGCGTTAAGTTCGAAAATAACTTTATTGTTGGCCGCACTGCTTCTTTCGATGATTTGAAAGAGGAAGGATTTGAAGCTTTCTTTACAGGAAGTGGCGCTGGTCTACCTCGGTTTATGAATATTCCAGGCGAAAACTATATTGGTATTTTAAGCTCTAACGAATATCTTACCCGTGTTAATTTAATGCATGCTGCCAGTTCCGAAACCGATACTCCTATTATAAGTGGTAAGAATGTAGCAGTTATTGGTGGTGGTAATACGGCAATGGATTCGGTACGAACAGCCAAACGTTTAGGAGCCAATCGTGCTATGATTATCTATCGTCGTTCGATGGAAGAGATGCCGGCGCGTAACGAAGAAATTAAACATGCTCAGGAAGAAGGTATCGAGTTTTTAACGCTTACCAATCCAATTGAGTATTTTGCCGATGAAAACGGACGCGTGAACAAGGTGAGAGTTCAGAAGATGGAATTGGGTGAGCCCGATGCTTCCGGACGTCGTCGACCAGTTCCTATGGAAGGTTCAGAATATGAAATTGATGTGGATACGGTTGTGGTAAGTGTAGGTGTATCACCAAATCCTCTAATCCCAAGTGCGTTGCCTCAATTGGAAACAACCCGTTGGGGAACCATTGTTGTTGACGATGAAAAATTACAATCATCAATACCCGAAATGTTTGCAGGAGGAGATATTGTGAGGGGAGGAGCAACCGTTATTTTAGCAATGGGCGATGGTCGTAATGCTGCCGCATCGATGCATAAATATCTTCAGGAAAAACATAACTCTTAA